One window of the Zea mays cultivar B73 chromosome 3, Zm-B73-REFERENCE-NAM-5.0, whole genome shotgun sequence genome contains the following:
- the LOC100194024 gene encoding putative protein kinase superfamily protein: MESSQSRKRTRQAYDCAAALPPEREVVARGGASPPWREDDRDGHYVFDLGENLTRRYKILSKMGEGTFGRVLECWDRETREYVAIKVVRSIRKYRDAAMIEIDVLNRLAENEKYRSLCVQIQRWFDYRNHICIVFEKLGPSLYDFLKRNRYRPFPVELVREFGRQLLESVAYMHDLRLIHTDLKPENILLVSSEYIKVPSTKKNSQDEMHFKCLPQSSAIKLIDFGSTAFDNQDHNSIVSTRHYRAPEIILGLGWSFPCDIWSVGCILVELCSGEALFQTHENLEHLAMMERVLGPLPEHMIRKSSSSAQKYFRRATRLNWPEGAVSRESIRAVKKLDRLKDLVSRNAGHSKAELADLLYSILRFEPSERLTAQEALEHPFFRNPT, encoded by the exons ATGGAGTCATCGCAGTCTCGGAAGCGGACGCGCCAAGCGTATGACTGCGCCGCCGCGCTGCCACCAGAGCGAGAAGTG GTAGCGAGGGGTGGCGCGTCGCCTCCATGGAGGGAGGATGACCGCGACGGACACTACGTCTTCGATCTCGGCGAGAACTTGACCCGCCGAT ATAAAATCTTGAGCAAAATGGGAGAAG GTACATTTGGGCGTGTTTTGGAATGCTGGGACCGTGAAACACGTGAATATGTTGCCATAAAAGTTGTTCGCAGTATCCGCAAGTACCGTGATGCTGCAATGATTGAGATAGATGTGCTCAATCGCCTTGCAGAAAATGAGAAATACAGATCTCT CTGTGTTCAAATACAGAGATGGTTTGACTATCGTAATCATATATGCATT GTTTTTGAGAAGCTTGGGCCAAGCTTGTATGATTTTCTAAAGAGAAATAGATACCGACCTTTCCCTGTGGAACTTGTGCGGGAGTTTGGACGGCAACTGTTGGAATCTGTAGCAT ATATGCATGACTTGAGGCTTATCCACACTGATCTGAAGCCAGAAAACATACTACTTGTGTCTTCTGAGTATATAAAAGTTCCAAGTACAAAG AAGAATTCACAAGATGAGATGCATTTCAAGTGCTTGCCACAGTCCAGTGCCATAAAGCTGATAGATTTTGGTAGTACCGCCTTTGATAATCAGGACCATAACTCGATTGTTTCTACGAGGCATTACAGGGCACCTGAAATAATCTTAG GTTTAGGCTGGAGTTTTCCATGTGATATTTGGAGTGTTGGCTGTATTCTTGTTGAACTATGCTCT GGGGAAGCATTGTTTCAGACACATGAGAATCTGGAACACCTAGCAATGATGGAGAGAGTTTTGGGACCTCTACCAGAGCATATGATACGGAAATCAAG TTCTTCTGCTCAGAAATATTTCAGGAGGGCAACACGTTTAAATTGGCCTGAAGGTGCTGTTTCAAGAGAAAGCATCAGAGCTGTGAAGAAACTGGATCGACTAAAG GACTTGGTATCGAGGAACGCTGGCCATTCGAAGGCAGAGCTGGCAGACTTGCTATACAGTATCCTCCGGTTCGAGCCATCAGAACGTCTGACAGCGCAAGAAGCTCTGGAGCATCCATTCTTCAGGAACCCGACATGA